Proteins encoded together in one Chitinophaga sp. LS1 window:
- a CDS encoding UbiX family flavin prenyltransferase, which yields MKKRIIIGISGATGLQYGIRALELLKEQDVETHLVVSKASELVRTYETDMKHEELMSMADVIYPTADVGAAIASGSFKTLGMLIAPCSVKTMSEIASGITSSLLSRAADVVLKERRRLVLLFRETPLHLGHLRSMTQVTEMGGIIMPPVPAFYLRPQSVDEIVTHTVARALDLFGFDIDVPRWNHDHKAQLH from the coding sequence ATGAAAAAGAGAATCATAATAGGTATCAGTGGCGCTACCGGTCTGCAATACGGTATCCGTGCACTGGAACTGCTCAAAGAACAGGATGTGGAAACACACCTGGTGGTAAGCAAAGCGTCGGAACTGGTAAGAACCTACGAAACCGATATGAAGCATGAAGAACTCATGTCTATGGCCGATGTAATTTATCCTACAGCCGATGTGGGAGCCGCTATTGCCAGTGGCTCTTTCAAAACCCTGGGAATGCTCATAGCCCCCTGTTCTGTAAAAACGATGTCAGAAATTGCCAGCGGTATTACCAGCTCCCTCTTATCCAGAGCGGCCGATGTGGTACTGAAAGAAAGAAGAAGACTGGTATTGTTATTCAGAGAAACTCCTTTACACCTCGGCCACCTGAGGAGCATGACCCAGGTAACAGAGATGGGAGGAATTATTATGCCTCCTGTGCCGGCCTTTTATCTGCGACCACAATCGGTCGATGAAATTGTAACCCATACAGTCGCAAGAGCACTGGATCTTTTTGGATTTGATATTGATGTGCCAAGATGGAATCATGATCATAAGGCACAACTTCATTAA
- a CDS encoding L-dopachrome tautomerase-related protein translates to MSKLNFLLLGMFLAACNSGQTNKNTTDTIATSSALPQLEEVFADSAYQLTGVAVAKDGRLFTNYPYWTEQHAYSVVEVVNGKLVPYPDTTWNSFKKGEDGQNKFVCVQSVVTDDQGFLWVVDAAGINLGPVYQGANKVLKINLATNKIDRIYHFPESVAGKDSYLNDIRIDNVNGYAYMTTSTNGGIVVLNTKTGDSRLVLHDHYSVLAEKGYHFEMNGRTMVVNSDGIALTADQQWLYYKPLTDDKLYRINTSLLRNFKTSMKTLQDSVKDLGKFVTTDGMILDKAGNLYMGDLEKSAIVKITPDLQMHYIAQDKKQLLWPDSYSISDDGYLYISCSQITYPPTLPYKIFRLKL, encoded by the coding sequence ATGTCGAAATTGAATTTTCTGTTGCTGGGAATGTTCCTGGCAGCGTGCAACAGTGGACAAACGAATAAAAATACCACCGATACAATTGCTACTTCATCCGCACTGCCACAATTGGAAGAAGTATTCGCTGACTCCGCTTACCAGCTTACTGGCGTAGCGGTGGCCAAAGATGGCCGGTTATTTACCAATTATCCTTACTGGACCGAACAACACGCTTATTCCGTGGTAGAAGTGGTGAATGGTAAGCTCGTACCTTATCCTGATACCACCTGGAATAGTTTTAAGAAAGGAGAGGATGGGCAGAACAAATTTGTCTGTGTACAGTCCGTCGTAACAGATGATCAGGGGTTTTTGTGGGTCGTAGATGCCGCAGGTATCAATTTAGGACCTGTCTATCAGGGAGCCAATAAAGTGTTGAAAATAAACCTGGCTACAAATAAGATAGATAGGATCTATCATTTCCCCGAATCAGTGGCTGGTAAGGATAGTTACCTGAATGATATCAGGATTGACAATGTGAATGGTTATGCATATATGACTACATCTACCAATGGTGGAATTGTAGTGCTGAATACGAAAACAGGAGATTCCAGGCTGGTATTGCATGATCATTATTCTGTGCTGGCAGAAAAAGGGTATCACTTTGAAATGAATGGTAGAACGATGGTTGTGAATTCAGATGGTATCGCCCTTACCGCAGATCAGCAATGGTTATACTACAAACCATTGACGGATGATAAACTGTACCGTATTAATACCAGTCTGCTGCGGAACTTTAAGACATCTATGAAGACCTTGCAGGACAGTGTAAAGGACCTGGGTAAGTTTGTAACCACAGATGGAATGATCTTAGACAAAGCCGGCAATCTCTACATGGGTGACCTGGAAAAGAGCGCCATCGTGAAAATCACACCAGATCTGCAGATGCATTATATCGCACAGGACAAAAAGCAGTTATTATGGCCGGATAGTTATAGTATCTCTGATGATGGTTATTTATATATTTCCTGTTCTCAGATCACTTATCCTCCCACATTACCATATAAAATATTTCGGTTGAAATTATAA
- a CDS encoding dienelactone hydrolase family protein, with protein sequence MSNNIKKEDIQQEVFDLYDDYAHNRLSRRDFIDKLSVFAVGSITVPALMSFLMPNYQDNIQVKPDDPRLKTEYITYNSPKGGGSIKALLSRPADAKKPLGGIVIVHENRGLNPYIEDVARRAALAGFITIAPDALTPLGGYPGADDKGRELQAKRDKNEMLEDFIAAFAYLKSDKDCNGKVGVVGFCFGGWIANMMAVKVPDLAAAVPFYGAQPSRDQVAQIKAPLLLHFGELDTHVNEGWPAYEAALKEEKKEYTAYVYPGVNHGFHNDTTPRYDKAAAELAWKRTIDFFKAKLS encoded by the coding sequence ATGAGCAATAACATCAAGAAAGAGGATATTCAACAGGAAGTCTTTGATCTGTATGACGACTATGCCCATAATCGCCTGAGCAGACGGGACTTTATCGACAAGCTTTCTGTATTTGCAGTAGGGAGCATCACAGTGCCTGCACTGATGAGCTTTCTGATGCCTAACTACCAGGATAATATACAGGTAAAACCAGATGATCCGCGACTAAAGACGGAGTATATTACTTACAACTCTCCTAAGGGAGGCGGTAGTATCAAAGCTCTTTTGTCCAGACCAGCAGATGCAAAAAAGCCATTGGGTGGTATAGTTATCGTGCATGAGAACAGGGGATTGAATCCTTACATTGAAGATGTTGCGAGGCGTGCCGCATTGGCAGGGTTTATTACTATTGCACCGGATGCATTGACGCCATTAGGCGGATATCCGGGCGCTGATGATAAAGGACGTGAACTGCAGGCGAAGAGAGATAAGAATGAAATGCTGGAAGACTTTATTGCTGCCTTTGCGTATTTGAAGAGCGATAAAGATTGTAATGGCAAAGTGGGTGTGGTAGGGTTCTGTTTTGGGGGATGGATTGCGAATATGATGGCGGTGAAGGTACCCGACCTGGCAGCTGCTGTACCTTTTTATGGTGCACAGCCCTCACGCGATCAGGTAGCGCAGATCAAGGCGCCGCTTTTATTGCATTTTGGTGAGTTAGATACTCATGTGAATGAAGGATGGCCGGCTTATGAGGCAGCACTGAAAGAGGAAAAGAAAGAGTATACGGCTTATGTATATCCGGGGGTGAATCATGGGTTCCATAATGATACGACGCCGAGGTATGACAAGGCTGCGGCAGAGTTGGCGTGGAAGCGAACGATAGATTTTTTCAAAGCAAAGCTATCATAA